GTAGCTGTCAAAAATTCTTTCCCGCGAGAGTTGTCTCTTGATGGCGTCAAGATTGTTGTGGACTGCGCCAATGGTGCAACCTACAGCGTCGCTCCCCGTGTTTTTGAAGAGCTTGGAGCCGAAGTTGTTGTCATCGGCAATGAGCCTGATGGACTGAATATTAACGACAAGTGTGGATCGCTGTATCCTGAGCAGGTTGCCCGGCGTGTGCGTGAAGAAGGCGCAGACATTGGTCTTGCCCTTGATGGTGATGGTGATCGACTGATTGTTGTTGATGAAAATGGCCGCATTCTTGATGGCGACCAGATTATGGCTCTGTGTGCGTGGGAGATGATGGGACGTGATGCTCTTCCTGAAAAGACCCTTGTTGCGACGGTTATGAGCAATATGGCTCTGGAAGTCTTCATGAAAGAGCAGGGTGGACAGTTGCTCAGAACCGCTGTTGGTGACCGTCATGTTGTGGAGGCCATGCGTCAGCGTGGAGCCATGCTTGGGGGCGAACAGTCTGGGCATCTTATTTTTATGGATCATTCTACAACTGGAGACGGTATCCTTGCTGCTCTCCAGCTTTTGCGGATTATGGTGGAACAGAACAAGCCACTGTCTGAGCTGGCTCATCTTCTGGAACCATATCCACAGCGCCTTATCAACGTTCACGTTGAGCGAAAAATACCTTTTGAAGAAGCCCCTCGGGTGATGGACGCAGTCCAGGAAGCTGAACATGAACTTGGTGAAACTGGCCGGGTTCTGTTACGATACTCTGGGACTGAGTCTGTGGCCCGCGTGATGGTCGAGGGTCAGGATGAAGCTCAGGTTGAGCGACTGGCTCAGGAGCTTGCAGATGTGTTGAAAGCACATTTGAAGTAATTTGACACAAAGAAAAGATATGAGAGGGCTTTTATGGATATTCGAAAAGTAGTTATTCCTGTGGCTGGATGGGGAACGCGCTCTCTTCCCGCAACAAAAAATATTCCTAAGGAAATGCTGCCCATTTATAAAAAACCAGTGGTGCAGTATGTCGTTGAAGAAGCCATTCAGACAGGCCTGTCTGATGTGATTTTCGTCAACAATCAGAATAAAAAAATAATTGAAGACCATTTTGACTACAATCTTGTTCTGGAAGAACTGCTTCGCCGCAAAGGCAAAACAGAGCTTCTGGAAGAAGTGCGTGGTGTTGCAGAAATGGCAAACATCATTTCTGTTCGCCAGAAGGTCCAGAAGGGCCTTGGGCACGCGGTGCTGTGCGCCCGTGAAATTGTCAAAGACGAAGCCTTTGGCGTTATGGTTGGCGATGATTTGATCTTTGGCATGGAGCCGGGCATTAAGCAGCTCGTTGACGTTGCCAAGGCCGAAAAAAAGGCCGTTATCGGTGTCGTGGAAGTGCCTCGTAATAAGGTTGACCGCTATGGCATCATTGAAGGCGAGGAGTATGAATCTGGTCTGTTCCGCGTAAATAACCTCGTGGAAAAGCCTGCTATTGAAGACGCTCCTTCCCAGATGGCTATTGTGGGACGCTATGTGCTCATTCCAGAGATTTTTGATCATCTGGAGCACGTCAAGCCGGGCGTTGGTGGCGAGATTCAGCTGACGGACGCCTTGCAGGGGCTGGCTTCTGACGGACAGCTTCTTGCTGTCCGCATGGCTGGTCGCCGGTTTGACGCGGGCGACTGGGCCGAGTATCTCACTGCTAACATCTATTTTGCTCTCCAGGATGAGCAGCTTCGCGATGGTCTCGTGAAGAACCTGCTCGAACTTTTGCCCTGCAAATAACCTGTCCCAACGCAATCCCGACCCCCATCGGTCTGGACCGGTGGGGGTATTTTTTTATGAAACTCTGGCATGTTGCGCTTCCCTGCGCCCCTTTTCAGACTCTGACGTATGCGCACCCGTCCTGTTTTCCTGCGGATTCTTTGCAGCCAGGACAGCGGGTGCTTGTTCCCCTCGGGCGCTCAACCCGTTTGGGCGTGCTTGTCCGCGAAACTGATGATGCCCCAGAGGGCGTGACCCTCAAGGAAATTGTCTGGCCTGCGGAACAGTCGCCCCTGCTCGATGAGCGCTACATGAAGCTTGCCGAAAACCTTGCGGCCCGGCAGATGCTCCCTCTTGGGCGCATCCTCGAAGTGCTTCTTCCTCACGGGTTTCGTACCGTTAAAATTTCCTTTCGCCTTTTTGACAAAGAATTTCCTTCCCGAATGTCTGGCATTGAGCTGACGCGCTGTTCTACTGAGGAGCGCATTCGTTTGCATGAGCTGTGGACAGAAGGAAAAATGCAGGTGTCTGCCAAGCGGGTGGCGCAAAAAGAGCAGGAATACTGTTTTTTGACGCAGGACCCGCCGTGGCCAGTTCGCCCCTCTGCTAAGCGTCAGAAAAAGCTTTTGGAATATTTGTGGGAGCATGGCCCGACACCGCGCCCGGCTCTGACTCGTGAGCTTGGGGCTGATGTGTCGACCCCACTCAAGACGCTGGTAACCAATGGCGTGATTCGTCTTGGTGCCGCTCCGCAGTATGGTGACCCCGAAGATTGCGCCTGCGAGCGCATTCCGGATACTCCTGCACTCTCAGGAGAGCAGGCGACGTCACTGGAGCAGCTTTTGGGGGCCATGCGAAGCGAGCATCCCAAACCGCACCTTGTGTTCGGAGTGACAGGAAGCGGCAAGACCCTTGTGTATCTCAAGCTTGCCGAAGAAGCGTTGTCACAGGGGAAGAGTGTTCTGCTTCTTGCTCCAGAAGTTGCCCTTGCCTGTCATCTGTATCGCGCTGTGAAAACACATTTTCCTGATCGGGATGTGCTCCTGTATCACGGGTATCAGGGACCAGCCACGCGTGAGACTTCGTTTTTGTCCTGTACCGCAGAAAATGGTCCAAAGATCATTGTTGGAACGCGGTCTGCGTTGTTTTTGCCAGTGCCTCGCCTTGGACTTATTGTGCTCGACGAAGAGCATGACGGCTCATTCAAGCAGGAAGAGCGGATGCCGTATCAGGCCAAGGAAGTGGCACATTTTCGGGCATGTAGCGACCGGGCCTTGCTTGTCCTTGGTTCTGCAACCCCGGACCTCAAAACTTTTCAGGCTGCCCGACAGGGAGCCATTTCTTCAGTTACCATGGAGCATCGTGTCGGTGCTGGCACACTCCCAGATATTACGCTCGTTGACTTGCGGGTGGAGAAAGAGAGTGTAGGACCGCTGACGCCAACCGCTGCCGAAGCTTTGCGGCATGTGGTGGAAAAGGGCGAGCAGGCAATTATTATGCTGAATCGCCGAGGCTATGCGCCTTTGGTGTATTGCCTTGACTGCCATTCTGTGATGCGCTGCCCACATTGTGATGTGGGGCTGACGTACCACAAGAACCGGGAGCAGCTTGTCTGTCACTATTGTGGCTACAGCCTTGATTTTCCGTGTCGCTGCACCTGTGGCAGCAGTAACTTTTTGCCAATGGGCGAAGGAACAGAATCCATTGAGGAGACCCTGAGTACTGTTCTGCCTGCGGGGACTGGCGTCTTGCGTATGGACAGGGACAGCACGAGGCGTCCGGGCCGTATGGAAGAAATTCTGGATGCATTTGCCCGGCAGGAGGCACAGGTGCTTGTGGGGACGCAGATGCTGTCCAAAGGGCATCATTTCCCGAATGTGACGCTTGTTGCGGTCCCGGATGGCGACATGGGCCTGAATCTTCCTGACTATCGTGCGGCAGAGAGAACCTTTCAGCTTCTGGTGCAAGTGGCAGGACGTGCAGGACGTGGCGAAAAGCCTGGCAATGTATTGATCCAGACGCGTGACCCTGAGCATTATTGCTGGAAGTATGTACGAGAAAATGACTACGCAGGTTTTTTTGAGCATGAAGTCGTGCTGAGAAAAAAATATGCGTACCCGCCTTTTGTGCACCTTGGTCTTGTCCGTATGAATTACCCCAAGGAATGGGAAGACGGTGAGGCCCGCATTATGGACCTCGTGCAAGGGCTGTGTGAGGCTGGAGCGCGTCTTGGCGTCCGTGTCTTGGGGCCTGCGCCCGCGCCAATAGCCCAGCTACGGGGACGAAAGCGCTTTCAGTGTCTGCTCAAGGGAAAGGACTGGCCTTCAATCAGAAAGGTGTATGCCCATCTGTACAATTCCCTGTCGCGGTATACGAAAATTCGCCTGTCGCTCGATCTTGATCCTGTGAATATGCTCTAGTGCTGTGCGCTGATTCTACAGAACGTGCTCATGGCTTGCCCGCCAGTCGCATTTGCGTTAGGCCTGTTGGTCTTGAGGGAATAGCGTGTAAAGGAATTGGCTTGAGTACATGGAACTTATATCATTAATTGCGCTTGTTGTTTTTGTTGGCGCATTTACACAGGGGCTTGCGGGGTTTGGATTTGCATTCTTTGCCCTGCCAATCCTGTCGTTTTTTATGGATTTTAAGGTCGCGGTTGTTTTGCTTGTGATTTTGGCCCAGATTCTCAACGTGATGATTCTGTGGTTTCACAAGGTTCGCCCCGACTGGAAACTCCTGTTGAAGCTCACTGTTGTGACCCTCCCGGGTATTCCGGTGGGCGTGTACATGCTACGCTTTTTCCCTGTACCGTTTTTGCAGGGATCGCTTGGCGTCACATTGATTCTTTTTGCGCTGTACCAGTGGTTTTTCCATCCGCGTCCGCGGGAGTTGGGAAAGGCCTGGGTTGCGGTTGCGGGCTTTCTGGCCGGAGTGCTTGGTGGAAGCCTGAATTCACAGGGACCGCCTATTATGCTGTACGCGGCGCTCCAGCCCTGGGACAAGGATAAAGTCAAGGCAACGCTTATTGGCTATTTCTTTGTTTCGGGAATTCTGGTCATCATTGTGCAGGCGGCACAGGGGCTGATGAGTATGGAGATTATGCGACTTTCCGCATGGTGTCTGCCCGTTTTGCTTCTTGGTGCTTTTGCCGGCAGACTGGCCTATGTCCGGCTCGGTGAAGGTGGATACAGGCATGTCTTTACCGCGCTGCTTTTAGCGCTTGGGGCTATGATGATTGTCCGAAGTTCTGGAATGATATGAACGCGTCACTTGGAAAGATGCTGATTCTTTTGGGAATAGTTTGTGTCGGGGCAGGGCTGGTACTGCTGTTCTGGGACAAGCTGCCGCTTTCGCGTTTGCCGCTTGGTCGGCTCCCCGGAGACATCAACATAGAGCGGGAGGGATTCCGATTCTCTTTTCCGATAGTGACCTGCATCATTGTGAGCATAATCCTTTCGGTTCTGCTCTCGATTTTTCGAAAATAAAAAAAGTCCGGTTCCTTGTGGAGCCGGACTTTTTTTTAGTCAATTTCAGGGAGACTGGCGTCCCATTTGAGAAGCTTGTCCATAGACTTGCGGTATTTTCGCAGGTGCACATAGAGTGCGCCAGAACCGCCGTCTTTGGGCTGCGCTGTCACAAAAGCGAGGACAACGCCGTAAAGTGGCTCGTGCATCAGGATGGAGAAGACTTCTTCACGCACGACGCTGCGGCCCTGCGGGGAATTATGTCCCTGTCCTGTGACGAGTAGCAGGGAGCGTTTGCCGAGCTTGTAGCTGCGGTGAATGAAGTCCACAGTGGCGTGGATAGCTTCATCAGCAAACATGCCATGCAAATCAAGGCGGTCATCAAGAGGCATACTGCCAGCCTTGAGCTTGTTAAAGATCTTGGGGTCCAGTCCTTTGACCCGGCCGTACTGGAAATTCGGGGTATTCTCGTGCTCAAAGTGAATGTCACCAAGAGCCAGCTCGCGCAGGGTGTTCTGCTCCGCCTGGGCAAGGTCCAGAGTTTTTTCTGGGCTGACCTTAGGCGCAACGTCGCGGCCTGAGCCATCAATACGGGAAACACCGCCCATTGCCTTGAGGAACATGTCCTCTTCGGAGGCTGGAGCCTGTTTTGTTTTTTGGGTCATTGGCTGGGTTCTGTGAGAAATCGCCTTAGGCGGTTCTGCTTTTTTTTGCTCTGGCTTTTTGGCCTGTGCTTTGACCGGAATAGGTTTACGAACTTTTTGCGCCTTGTGGTGCGTTGTTTTTTCTATTTTTTGTGCGCCAGACATGGCGCGCATAAACAGTGCGCTTTCATCGTTGCCCAGCTCGGGTTTGGCGACCGGGATGGGCTTTTTCTTTTCTTTTTTCTTTGGCTTATCAGCGTCAGGAAGGTCCAGTTTGGCCTTGGAGAGGGCCGAAAATGAGGTAAATTCTTTTTTGCTCACGGTATGCCTCCTTTGTGTTTTTTCACGCAGCAGGCACGGACTGTCAAGTGAAGCTCAGGAACTCCTTGATGACTGCATAAATGCTTTGTTGTTTCTTTTGTGACGGGATGAAAAAACAGGTGTGAAGGCAACTGTTGCTGATGATGAAGATGGAGAGATTTCTGGACAAGAGGGAACTTGGCCAGTACAGAATTGAACCTGTGTAAAAGAACACATGCGTTTGAGAACATTTTACATATGTGAGGGAAGTTCTGTGTCTAATGAGTTCTTTAGTCGTAAAAATGTCCTGATTCGTTTCCTGTACACCATTGTTGTTTGCATCGGATTTGAAGTCGTTCGTTTCGTTGCGCTTTTGTGTACCCTTGTGCAATATGCGATTGTTTTGGTCACAAAGAAGGAAAGTGAGCCGCTTCGTCATTTCTGTAATGTGATGTCTCGCTATGCATATCATTGCCTGCGCTATATGACTTTGAACAGCAACGAGCGTCCGTTTCCGTTTAGCCAGATGCCGTATGACACGGAAGAGCCAGACCGGCCTGTTCGGTACGGAAAATAATATGAATAAAAAGAAAGCCCCGCATTGCGGGGCCTTTTTTTTATTTGATGCAGATTTTTTCTGTGGGCAAGTTTCGCAGGATTTTTCGGCAATACCAGAAGGCATAGAGCGCTGCGACCCAGGTGACAGCAAAGATGCCCCACCAGATGGAATTCAGGCCAAGCCCAAGAACCGAGGTGCAGGTCCAGAAGACCAGTGCTGGAGCGATAATCTGTCGAAAAAGACCAATCCAGACGGCAAACATGGGGCATTTGAGTCCCTGCATGCAGGAGGTGTGTGAGTAGAGCA
Above is a window of Desulfobaculum bizertense DSM 18034 DNA encoding:
- a CDS encoding Smr/MutS family protein is translated as MSKKEFTSFSALSKAKLDLPDADKPKKKEKKKPIPVAKPELGNDESALFMRAMSGAQKIEKTTHHKAQKVRKPIPVKAQAKKPEQKKAEPPKAISHRTQPMTQKTKQAPASEEDMFLKAMGGVSRIDGSGRDVAPKVSPEKTLDLAQAEQNTLRELALGDIHFEHENTPNFQYGRVKGLDPKIFNKLKAGSMPLDDRLDLHGMFADEAIHATVDFIHRSYKLGKRSLLLVTGQGHNSPQGRSVVREEVFSILMHEPLYGVVLAFVTAQPKDGGSGALYVHLRKYRKSMDKLLKWDASLPEID
- the priA gene encoding replication restart helicase PriA, whose protein sequence is MKLWHVALPCAPFQTLTYAHPSCFPADSLQPGQRVLVPLGRSTRLGVLVRETDDAPEGVTLKEIVWPAEQSPLLDERYMKLAENLAARQMLPLGRILEVLLPHGFRTVKISFRLFDKEFPSRMSGIELTRCSTEERIRLHELWTEGKMQVSAKRVAQKEQEYCFLTQDPPWPVRPSAKRQKKLLEYLWEHGPTPRPALTRELGADVSTPLKTLVTNGVIRLGAAPQYGDPEDCACERIPDTPALSGEQATSLEQLLGAMRSEHPKPHLVFGVTGSGKTLVYLKLAEEALSQGKSVLLLAPEVALACHLYRAVKTHFPDRDVLLYHGYQGPATRETSFLSCTAENGPKIIVGTRSALFLPVPRLGLIVLDEEHDGSFKQEERMPYQAKEVAHFRACSDRALLVLGSATPDLKTFQAARQGAISSVTMEHRVGAGTLPDITLVDLRVEKESVGPLTPTAAEALRHVVEKGEQAIIMLNRRGYAPLVYCLDCHSVMRCPHCDVGLTYHKNREQLVCHYCGYSLDFPCRCTCGSSNFLPMGEGTESIEETLSTVLPAGTGVLRMDRDSTRRPGRMEEILDAFARQEAQVLVGTQMLSKGHHFPNVTLVAVPDGDMGLNLPDYRAAERTFQLLVQVAGRAGRGEKPGNVLIQTRDPEHYCWKYVRENDYAGFFEHEVVLRKKYAYPPFVHLGLVRMNYPKEWEDGEARIMDLVQGLCEAGARLGVRVLGPAPAPIAQLRGRKRFQCLLKGKDWPSIRKVYAHLYNSLSRYTKIRLSLDLDPVNML
- the glmM gene encoding phosphoglucosamine mutase encodes the protein MAKRIFGTDGLRGQTNIFPMLPEIALRLGLAAGQYFRNGKKRHKVLIGKDTRISGYVFEAALTSGFCASGMDVLLVGPLPTPAISYLTRSMRADLGVVISASHNPFMDNGIKFFDSDGFKLPDAVEDRISDMLQDPDFQWDYPAPENVGKAVRLGDSDGRYIVAVKNSFPRELSLDGVKIVVDCANGATYSVAPRVFEELGAEVVVIGNEPDGLNINDKCGSLYPEQVARRVREEGADIGLALDGDGDRLIVVDENGRILDGDQIMALCAWEMMGRDALPEKTLVATVMSNMALEVFMKEQGGQLLRTAVGDRHVVEAMRQRGAMLGGEQSGHLIFMDHSTTGDGILAALQLLRIMVEQNKPLSELAHLLEPYPQRLINVHVERKIPFEEAPRVMDAVQEAEHELGETGRVLLRYSGTESVARVMVEGQDEAQVERLAQELADVLKAHLK
- a CDS encoding DUF2905 domain-containing protein, giving the protein MNASLGKMLILLGIVCVGAGLVLLFWDKLPLSRLPLGRLPGDINIEREGFRFSFPIVTCIIVSIILSVLLSIFRK
- a CDS encoding DUF4389 domain-containing protein, which codes for MSNEFFSRKNVLIRFLYTIVVCIGFEVVRFVALLCTLVQYAIVLVTKKESEPLRHFCNVMSRYAYHCLRYMTLNSNERPFPFSQMPYDTEEPDRPVRYGK
- a CDS encoding sulfite exporter TauE/SafE family protein — translated: MELISLIALVVFVGAFTQGLAGFGFAFFALPILSFFMDFKVAVVLLVILAQILNVMILWFHKVRPDWKLLLKLTVVTLPGIPVGVYMLRFFPVPFLQGSLGVTLILFALYQWFFHPRPRELGKAWVAVAGFLAGVLGGSLNSQGPPIMLYAALQPWDKDKVKATLIGYFFVSGILVIIVQAAQGLMSMEIMRLSAWCLPVLLLGAFAGRLAYVRLGEGGYRHVFTALLLALGAMMIVRSSGMI
- the galU gene encoding UTP--glucose-1-phosphate uridylyltransferase GalU encodes the protein MDIRKVVIPVAGWGTRSLPATKNIPKEMLPIYKKPVVQYVVEEAIQTGLSDVIFVNNQNKKIIEDHFDYNLVLEELLRRKGKTELLEEVRGVAEMANIISVRQKVQKGLGHAVLCAREIVKDEAFGVMVGDDLIFGMEPGIKQLVDVAKAEKKAVIGVVEVPRNKVDRYGIIEGEEYESGLFRVNNLVEKPAIEDAPSQMAIVGRYVLIPEIFDHLEHVKPGVGGEIQLTDALQGLASDGQLLAVRMAGRRFDAGDWAEYLTANIYFALQDEQLRDGLVKNLLELLPCK